In Salinarimonas sp., a genomic segment contains:
- a CDS encoding PLP-dependent aminotransferase family protein, with translation MRKDRANSSDWSALIPVLPGEGPRRVALYAELRRLIETRQLAPGAKLPPTRALATRLGVARGAVVAAFEQLVAEGFAEARVGAGTFVATAVPSLAPEPARPARPRRREVEALPGRLGTAAPDSRTLALFGRLLQRQLARPVPSCFHYGDPQGEPELRAAIADYLRAARGVRLHADQVVVTHGAQHAIDLVARGVLAPGDEVWIEDPGYGSAVACLRGAGLSLVPVAVDAEGLDPAAGIARAPRARAAYVTPSHQFPMGVVLSMRRRLALLAWAREAGAWILEDDYDSEFRYNGPPLASLQGMDGGGRVVYVGTFSKALFPGLRIGYAVLPEPLIEPVLALRDRGDRYPSPLLQGALAAFLREGHFAAHLRRARARARAARDALVAGLAAGGLAVRPPDQGLHLVLDLVDGLDEADAVARAAQAGLSARALSGLHLARPVRRGLVVGFSGFAPQALEEAARRFGEAARRPS, from the coding sequence ATGCGAAAGGATCGAGCCAATTCGTCGGACTGGTCGGCCCTGATCCCAGTCCTGCCGGGCGAGGGCCCGCGCCGGGTGGCGCTCTACGCCGAGCTGCGCCGGCTGATCGAGACGCGTCAGCTCGCGCCCGGGGCGAAGCTGCCGCCGACCCGGGCGCTGGCGACCCGGCTCGGGGTGGCCCGGGGCGCCGTGGTCGCGGCCTTCGAGCAGCTGGTGGCGGAGGGCTTCGCGGAGGCGCGGGTGGGCGCCGGCACCTTCGTCGCGACGGCGGTGCCCAGTCTCGCGCCGGAGCCCGCACGGCCCGCGCGCCCGCGGCGCCGGGAGGTGGAGGCGCTGCCCGGCAGGCTCGGCACCGCGGCGCCCGATTCACGGACGCTGGCTCTGTTCGGCCGGCTTCTGCAGCGCCAGCTCGCGCGCCCCGTCCCGAGCTGCTTCCACTACGGCGACCCCCAGGGCGAGCCCGAGCTGCGCGCGGCGATCGCGGACTATCTGCGCGCCGCGCGCGGCGTTCGGCTGCACGCCGACCAGGTCGTCGTCACGCACGGCGCGCAGCACGCGATCGACCTCGTCGCCCGCGGCGTGCTCGCTCCCGGCGACGAGGTCTGGATCGAGGACCCGGGCTACGGCTCGGCCGTCGCGTGCCTGCGCGGCGCGGGGCTCTCGCTCGTTCCGGTCGCCGTCGACGCGGAGGGGCTCGATCCCGCCGCCGGGATCGCCCGTGCGCCGCGGGCGCGGGCGGCTTACGTCACGCCCTCGCACCAGTTCCCCATGGGCGTCGTGCTTTCCATGCGCCGGCGCCTCGCCCTGCTCGCGTGGGCGCGCGAGGCCGGGGCCTGGATCCTCGAGGACGATTACGACAGCGAGTTCCGCTACAACGGCCCGCCGCTGGCCTCGCTGCAGGGCATGGACGGCGGGGGGCGTGTCGTCTACGTGGGCACCTTCTCGAAGGCGTTGTTCCCGGGCCTGCGCATCGGCTACGCGGTGCTGCCGGAGCCGCTGATCGAGCCCGTCCTCGCACTGCGCGACCGAGGCGACCGCTACCCCTCCCCCCTCCTGCAGGGCGCCCTCGCCGCCTTCCTGAGGGAGGGTCACTTCGCCGCACACCTGCGCCGAGCCCGTGCGCGCGCCCGCGCGGCGCGCGACGCCCTGGTCGCCGGGCTCGCCGCGGGCGGTCTCGCGGTGCGCCCGCCGGATCAGGGCCTGCATCTCGTCCTCGACCTTGTAGACGGCCTCGACGAGGCGGACGCCGTCGCCCGCGCCGCGCAGGCGGGGCTCTCGGCGCGGGCCCTCTCCGGGCTTCATCTCGCTCGACCGGTCCGCCGGGGCCTCGTCGTCGGCTTTTCCGGCTTCGCGCCGCAGGCGCTGGAGGAGGCCGCCCGCCGCTTCGGGGAAGCGGCGCGCCGCCCGTCGTGA
- a CDS encoding septal ring lytic transglycosylase RlpA family protein: MQLIRNAAIAAALSALVALPTLPAQAHPAGGAAAAVKTAHASWYGPGFHGRKTANGERFDQDGLTAAHKTLPFGTKVRVTNVANGKSVVVRINDRGPFVRGREIDLSRGAAKAVGMVGSGVAQVRMEVL; the protein is encoded by the coding sequence GTGCAGCTCATCCGCAACGCGGCCATCGCCGCCGCCCTCTCCGCCCTCGTCGCGCTTCCCACGCTTCCCGCCCAGGCGCATCCCGCCGGCGGCGCCGCGGCCGCGGTCAAGACCGCGCACGCCTCCTGGTACGGCCCGGGCTTCCACGGCCGCAAGACGGCGAACGGCGAGCGCTTCGATCAGGACGGGCTCACCGCGGCCCACAAGACGCTGCCCTTCGGCACCAAGGTGCGCGTGACCAACGTGGCGAACGGCAAGTCCGTCGTGGTGCGGATCAACGACCGCGGCCCCTTCGTGCGCGGGCGCGAGATCGACCTGTCCCGTGGCGCGGCGAAGGCGGTGGGGATGGTCGGCTCGGGCGTCGCCCAGGTGCGGATGGAAGTTCTCTGA